A stretch of the Carcharodon carcharias isolate sCarCar2 chromosome 28, sCarCar2.pri, whole genome shotgun sequence genome encodes the following:
- the LOC121270741 gene encoding uncharacterized protein C10orf105-like, with translation MNSETKNGTTAVPSILNLLLTTAETFQRTDASVEKGDPLPTIIALICIFLLLATCVSFVALCNPAGLDASRYGPYECMPYHIEDSSEPRLKLWKRLDSLRRSINSFRWNRSLPQPPQAFTSHRQTEQNDSELTESTKM, from the coding sequence ATGAACTCAGAGACCAAGAATGGGACAACTGCAGTGCCGAGTATTCTTAATCTGCTCCTGACCACCGCAGAGACATTTCAGAGGACTGATGCGTCAGTTGAAAAGGGAGACCCTCTGCCAACCATCATAGCCTTGATATGCATATTCCTTCTCTTGGCGACATGCGTGAGCTTTGTAGCTTTGTGTAATCCTGCGGGTCTGGATGCTTCCCGCTACGGCCCCTATGAGTGTATGCCATATCACATCGAGGACTCCAGCGAGCCCCGGTTAAAACTGTGGAAGCGTTTGGACTCCCTGAGGCGGTCGATAAACAGCTTCAGGTGGAATCgatccctccctcagcctcctcaggcTTTTACAAGTCATCGCCAGACGGAGCAGAATGATTCAGAACTCACAGAGTCGACAAAAATGTAA